ATTAAAAAACTTTGGGGGAAATTGTCTAACCATACAAACTCGGGCTCATTAGCATTCCATCTTGCAACACGATGTGCCAAAGTATTACCCGCCCTTCGAATATGACGACAATTGAAAGATACAAAAAGCCCTTTCATTCTAGCAATATCTTCGTAAAATAGCATTAGTGGGGAGTAGCCTTCATTTCCTTGAGTAATTGCTTGCACCACATTTAATACATCAGACTCCACAATAATTTGATTAAGGCCTAACTTACTTGCCAGCAGAATACCATATCTCACAGCAGCTACTTCCGTTTGCTCTACATTCCACCTCACCTTCAACCTCCTCACAACTGCAGCAACTATACCCCCCTTTTCGTCTCTAATAACCACACCCAGTCCCACTCCATAGCCCGTAAGGACATGAGCGTCCGTATTCACCTTGTAACAACCTATAGGAGGGGGAGACCAAGAAACATGTGGTGCCACATTCACAACACCAGATGGATTAAAGACATTTTTAGCATAACCCATGTAGTCGTACACCAAATTTGCAAAGCTTGCAGCAACACGCATAGGGTCAGGGTCTTTACCTTGGTGTATTTTCTCATTCCGATAAAACCACGCTGCCCATAGCAGTGAGCAAAACAGTTGCAGCTCTTTCTTGTCAAGTTTCCCAGCCACCCATTCAAGTCTATCCGCAAGCGACGTCGAGGGAGCAGCCATTAACAAGCCTATATAGTTACTGTGGGACCAAATAATATGTGCAGCACTGCAAtaaaaaagagagtgaataatAGTCTCCTCTACCGCACCACACACCTGACAAGTACTGTCGTCGGAGATATGGCGTTTATGGAGGCGTTCTTTAACTGATAGACTACCTTTACACGCCCTCCAGATGAAGTGTCTAAGTTTTGGAGGTCCCTCCAATCCCCACACAATTCTCCACAAATTCTCTTCCGTAGCTCCATAGAACAAAGACCAGGACTGGAGGTGTCCAAGACGTGCCAGCCAATAGCCTGATTTTACCGAATAACATCCATTTTTAGTAGGCCACCAGAAATGTTGGTCACTAGGCCAAGAGTTTGAAAGTGGGATATCAAGAATCAACTCACAATCGTGAGTATTAAAAATACTCCGAACCATATTTTCATCCCACTCCCCATTCTCATAGTCTATCAACTCAGCAACTCTCAGGTCTGCATCCGCATTCAGGTTTGGCGAAGGTACAACTGAGGCATTATTACCTGGCAGCCACGCCTCATCCCAGACCCTTATGCTAGAGCCATTTCCCACTCTCCACTTAAGCCCTTCAATCAGTAAAGATTTCGAGCCCCAAATGCTTCTCCATGTGTAGCTTGGATCATAACCTCTTCTGGCGTCGAGAAAGACGCCATTCTTGTAATATCTAGCCTTCGGAACTGAATGTAGAAGTGAATTTGTATCATTGTGCAGACGCCAAGCTTGCTTGGCAAGGAGAGCTTGGTTAAAGCTTTTAAGGTCACGAAAGCATAATCCCCCCATAGATTTTGGCATGCACATTGAGCCCCTTATAACTTTGCAAGTCACTATATACATTTGTTAGGGATTGTTATAATACAGCTTAAAATACACTAtttatgtgacaattaattccGGATAAGGAGATTATTAAGTTAGCAACTCTCCTTCCAAAGGCCTTCTTAACTAAATAACTAGTCTTAATTAAGCGCCACTATCTAGGGTGCAACTGTGTTATAGAAAcaccatttatagaaacaccATTTACAGAACCACCTTCTGATGATCTGATACTTGACTTAGTTGTAGTGCTCCACTCCAAAAGCATATTGGGTAGACTTTGGCTATCTGTACAAAATGCAGGCGGCAAAGGTGCTTCAAGGGTGACTGAATTCGTACTCAACATAACATCAACTTCAGACATAGTTGGCCTGTCTGTAGGGCAGTCTTGTACACACAACAAACCGATATGGATGCATCTCAATATCTCGGTGCTAGAACCGGCTAGTAACACTGGATCTACCAGATTCCGAGCTGTGTCTTCATTCCAATTTCTCCATGCCTACACACATATGTGAACCATGAATCAAGTTCGTAACAATGTAACATAGTAAACTAAAATAAACTGACTTTGATACACCCCCTTGTGAATAGAGCACGGAAAACTACGTCTCACACTGGCACGCCTAAGTTAACTTTTCTTTTGCTGGTGTGCCAAAATCATTTCTCTAAACTCGATTTTCACAAGGTACACGTAGAATGCATGCACCAAtcaaataatactccgtaattaaaCTTACAAAGGTAAGGAGGTTTTCTTGATTTTCCTCGTAATGAAATGAGGTAATCTTTTGCCCGCTTACTATCTCTAGGACTAGTACGCCAAAGCTGTATACGTCTGACTTTACTGACACTTGATTTTGCGTGGCGTATTCAGGTGAAATATATCCTCTGAATCAACAAACATCTTTTCTCAAACCATGAAAATATAGCTATTATGTAATAAACTGAACATAATTAAATTTCGGATGCTTACAAGGTACCAACAATTTTGCTAGCCACTGTTTGAGTTTGATCAATATTAACTAGCCTTGCCAGACCGAAATCTGCAATCTTCGGACAGAAATCTTCATCTAGTAAAACATTCCCTGCTTTCAGGTCGCGATGTATGATCTTTAGTCTGGAACCATCATGGAGGTATAGAATCCCTCTAGCTATTCCATTGATGATCTTATAACGTGTTGCCCACTCCATAGCCTGACGACTCACAGGATCTGCATTTTCCATTAGTcattagaaaaagaaaaaaaaaaactactccctccgtcccagattagttgttacacttacctttgcgcaaagttttaggtgataagtggttgtttggctatcaattgttattttattgaaaaaatagatgtgataggagttagtggggtatttttttaattgaatgaaagagggtgtggggacaaaaaaatatttagtgggaagagagaggcaatataataattgtggggttatttctaatttagaagtgtaacaactaatctgtgatggacgaaaaaggaaagtgtaacaactaatctgtgaCGGGGAGAGTATTTTTTTCGAGAATTTATTTGGAGTTTGAGTTGTGATTTACATACCAAATATGAAGTTATCAAGGCTTGTGTTGGCAACAAACTCATAGATAAGAATCATTTCTTTTCCGTGCAAGCAAAATCCTAGAAGCTTCACCAAATTCTTGTGCAGGAGTTTGGCTAATATCAGAATTTCGTTTTTGAACTCTGCATCTCCTTGGCCCGAGGTCCTTAATAATCTTTTAACTGCTATCTCTTGCCCATCCGAAAGCACACCCTGAAACCACAATTCAAGATTAGAAATAGAATTGAAATAACTCATCATTTAAAGTAAAACTACTCAATTAACTGAATATTTAGTACCTTATAAACAGGGCCAAATCCACCTTGTCCGAGCTTATTATCATCGGAAAAGTTATTTGTTGCATTTTTTATGGTTCCAAGCCCGAATTGCAAGGACTGAAGGGCCTCAACTTCGTCTTCTGCACTTATTGTACCATGAATTGAACAAAGTTGTATTTAGTTTGGAACTTCAACTACATATATATAAAcggaaatgataaaggtcgcaacatgcgacctttaagccgtgtcacagtgGTGACATGGCACGCCTATGTGTCATAAATTGtatttggaaactaaaatatttagattatgtaacctattatacatgttacaaaaaaggtaggaaaatcttaatattctaatttacaaattgaataaaTGATTCTAATTTGTATGTATAGaaaattagaagaaaaaaaatactttaaattatttatatgatataggaaactaaaataaaaaatacatttattaatttatattgtacttagaaaataaaaaatgggTGTGATGTTGACGGAAAAGATGGTCGCCTGGTCGGGGTGTCTTGTTGACGGAAAAGATGACCGGGAGTCTTATTAATTTAtattgtactttttttttgacgggtaacttattaatttatattgTACTTTTTTCTTATTAATTTATATTGTACTTAGATGAACGCAAAACATGATGGTGAGTCGGTGGCTTGGGTGTAGTGAGGAGGCTGGAATGAACGGCCCTTCTACTATTATGAAATAATGTATGATTATGAATTTTTatttgcataaaatatattattacatTATAAATTagtgtattttttaaattaaattgatgtATTTTTAAATTGCACAAAAAGatattattagattataatttttatttttttaatttgtaatttataagataaaaagaaatatatatttactataaatataataaatatttgtttccttctttgtatcgactaacttatttatatattttcatagtaaaaatattgaattgatagtaaaaaaaaaattgatgacgTTTTATCTACAtagcgcctatatgtaccaatgaAATGACGAcacataagattgcgacaacaaaATATTATCGCAACtagcgacctttatcatcgtcCATATATAAATATGTAATGTTTTACAGAAATAAAAAAATGATCTTACTGGTAAATTTCCCCATCCAGGACTTCCTCAGCCTCCTCCTCCTTGATAAGATTCTTTTGCAGACGACGCCTATAACAAGTACTGTCAACACACCAATTGCCATGGAAATGGCACCGATTATAGTCCCTATTCGCGACTTCTTACTCTTCCGAACTACCAagaaaaataattcaatttCATAATTTAGGCTTTGTTTTGTTCCCCTAATTTCCACTTATtccagataaaataagataagatttTTCAAGTATAATTGATAAGACAAATTgtcaaaaaatattttataaaattgaatttccttataaaataaatattgcAAATAACTACcttatacaaaaaaaattatgttgtaagatactacaTTTTGTTGGATTATGAACATTCATTTAAGATTTCGAAATTGACTTTACTAGATGTATCTCACCTCACGTGATACCTATGAAAAAAAGGTAATTAAGTGGGCACGTAAGATGCACatggtaaagtcaatcccgAAATTTTAAGTCAACCGTTATAATTCGGGAAAATGTAGCATCttacaacatttttttcaataaggtagttaattacaatattatttttttataagttagtttttcggaaaaaaaaaacaattttataaaatagtttttgacaaatttgtcattttactaaaataagttttgataagttcagataattgaCGGTGTTGGTGTTACCTGGTGGTGTTGCATTGGTGTTTTGTGGCTTCGGCGGCGGCGGCATAGGAAAATCAGGAACATTACCAAAAAAGGAACTAATTTGATACTGAACAAAGCAACTTCCTTGAACAAGATTCACGCCAGAAAGCATAGAGTTTGGCTTAACACAACATACAGGAAATTGATCAAACGCATCCTGAATACACCCCATACAATCTCCCTTAGACAAATCCGGTGTACACTGCACAAGACCATACAAACTCCGACCACCGGAAAACCCACCTTTTCCGGTGGCATATTTTAGCGAAGAATTCCCCGACGCAGCACGAACCTTCAACGAACTCATTAACGAATACAACGATTCGTTAAAACCGTTAGGATTCGGAACAGGAACACTGTTCGTTACATCCCACGGTTGTACATCTTGTACTTTACCGTACACATCAGAGCCATTTGAGAAGAAGATTGAGCAGTAATCACTGTAACCAAACGCCTGTTTTTGGTTAGGACAATTGTCGGTGCTGATGAGTGAGGTGGCGGAAGCTTGAATACAGAGGCGGCATGTGTTGACAGGGACATCACCCCTGCATAAGGCTAAGGAAGTAAcccggtccggtccggttccGGTTGTGGTGTGGTAAAAACCGTTTGTGTTTTGAGTGTTGGTTGTTGTTAAAGAATTTAGAACTGTGTTGAGATTTGATTTGTAAAGACTGTTTGGTGTGTAGGTAGAATCACCGCATGAGAAGTATAGGAAGGAATTGAATTGAGCTGTGACTGGATTTGGGATTGATAGAGTTAATATGGTGAGAGTAAGTATTAACAATGGAACATTTGTtgactccattttttttttttttttttggagttgcagaaatgttaaaaaaaaaaaatcgtacaAATTAGGATAAAGGGAGTTTAGAAAGTGGAAGAAGGATAGATGGATGGTGGGAGTTGGATGATTTTTGGAACGATCAATTTTGGCTAGCTAACTAGTCAACGTAAAAGGTTTCCACTAATATGTAGTACTAGGAATTGTTTAATTTCCATTCTATATTGAAACATGCGGCAGATACGTATTCTTTTCATCTCTACAGTTCCTCCTCCCTCCTCCTCGTACCTCTATTCTTTTCAATTTAACTTCCCACATAAcacgatttttttttatcacGAATTAAAACTGATACGTATAATTTACAAATCACATCTCTAAGGaagaaaaaactaaataaaattgtattttacaATTTACGTATTTTGAGAAGATTAACGGAAAAATGAGTTCTTTCATTGACCAAGAGAAAACGGCAGACACTAGAGGAAGTTACTGTGAGTTCCTTCATTGACCAGGTGAAAGTGGCATACAAAGGATGATGGAATTGGTGAATATGAGTCCACGGTTTTAtggataaaaataaaataaggactttttaaaaaaaataaaaattgaaagaaGGAAGACGAAAGACGAAAGACGAAAGACGAAAGacgaaagaaaaaagaaaaaaacagaaGCAAAAAGGAATGAACCaacaaaaaaaagtttaaaagaaATTTAAGTGAATTATTAAATGACTCGCGTCCAAATTACCTATTGCAATTGGTCGGTGACCGGTTGGGTGCATAATTGTTAAAGGGGTGTAAATATTGCATTACTGgataataatcaaaatattgagttatttaaaaacaattagtgaagaaacctaaacTGATTTGATGAAGTTTAGAGAGGGAAGAATTTTATTCCATTAAACTCTCACAAAGAAAAACGAAAGAGAAGGGAGGCAGAGTGCTTATATACAAAGCTAATGACAGCACATTCACAACAGAATATCTAACTGTCTAACTAACTAActgttttaataaataataaaatattaaaataaaattatttcctATACTCCCCCTTCAAGCTGGACCCTAGAAATAAGTCCTAGCTTGGCAGAAAGATGCCTGTGAGCAGTAGATGCTAAAGGCTTGGTAAG
This Spinacia oleracea cultivar Varoflay chromosome 6, BTI_SOV_V1, whole genome shotgun sequence DNA region includes the following protein-coding sequences:
- the LOC110776351 gene encoding cysteine-rich receptor-like protein kinase 44, with protein sequence MESTNVPLLILTLTILTLSIPNPVTAQFNSFLYFSCGDSTYTPNSLYKSNLNTVLNSLTTTNTQNTNGFYHTTTGTGPDRVTSLALCRGDVPVNTCRLCIQASATSLISTDNCPNQKQAFGYSDYCSIFFSNGSDVYGKVQDVQPWDVTNSVPVPNPNGFNESLYSLMSSLKVRAASGNSSLKYATGKGGFSGGRSLYGLVQCTPDLSKGDCMGCIQDAFDQFPVCCVKPNSMLSGVNLVQGSCFVQYQISSFFGNVPDFPMPPPPKPQNTNATPPVRKSKKSRIGTIIGAISMAIGVLTVLVIGVVCKRILSRRRRLRKSWMGKFTKDEVEALQSLQFGLGTIKNATNNFSDDNKLGQGGFGPVYKGVLSDGQEIAVKRLLRTSGQGDAEFKNEILILAKLLHKNLVKLLGFCLHGKEMILIYEFVANTSLDNFIFDPVSRQAMEWATRYKIINGIARGILYLHDGSRLKIIHRDLKAGNVLLDEDFCPKIADFGLARLVNIDQTQTVASKIVGTLGYISPEYATQNQVSVKSDVYSFGVLVLEIVSGQKITSFHYEENQENLLTFAWRNWNEDTARNLVDPVLLAGSSTEILRCIHIGLLCVQDCPTDRPTMSEVDVMLSTNSVTLEAPLPPAFCTDSQSLPNMLLEWSTTTKSSIRSSEGGSVNGVSINGVSITQLHPR